One Mycobacteroides abscessus ATCC 19977 genomic window carries:
- a CDS encoding carboxymuconolactone decarboxylase family protein, with protein sequence MSSGRIPSGGLRELGPINWVIAKGMARAVNAPEMHLATTLGQTGARFWPWLAYSGAILRGTKLSTRDTEVVILRVAHVRECEYELQHHTRIAKSAGIDPAYQERIFTGAGAEGLSDKERALITGVDEILTTRTLSDEAWEGLSKFLDRRQLIGFCLLVTQYDGLAATMSSLRIPLDH encoded by the coding sequence ATGAGCAGTGGCCGTATCCCGTCAGGTGGTCTGCGCGAGCTCGGACCCATCAACTGGGTGATCGCCAAGGGCATGGCACGTGCGGTAAACGCCCCGGAAATGCACCTGGCGACCACGCTCGGACAGACGGGCGCCAGGTTCTGGCCATGGCTCGCCTATTCCGGAGCCATCCTGCGGGGTACCAAACTGTCCACCCGGGACACCGAGGTGGTCATCCTGCGCGTGGCCCACGTCCGCGAGTGCGAGTACGAACTGCAGCACCACACCCGCATCGCCAAATCAGCTGGCATCGATCCGGCGTATCAAGAGCGGATTTTCACCGGGGCCGGTGCCGAGGGGCTCTCCGACAAGGAACGTGCCCTCATCACGGGTGTTGACGAGATTCTCACTACCAGAACGCTTTCCGATGAGGCATGGGAAGGACTTTCGAAGTTCCTGGACCGCCGCCAGCTCATCGGTTTCTGCCTCCTGGTCACTCAGTACGACGGGTTGGCGGCCACTATGTCGTCGTTGCGGATCCCGCTGGATCACTGA
- a CDS encoding aldo/keto reductase, with amino-acid sequence MKHTWLGELSVSRIGLGAMSMSAYYRAIGSESGPDEATSIDTLRRALDLGVSLIDTAEIYGPFVNEELVGRAIAGRRDEVVLATKFGLVSHGNGASQVLDSTPGNISTAVEGSLRRLGVDHIDLYYQHRVDPNVAIEDTIGAVAELVQQGKVRYIGLSEAAAGTIRRAHAVHPITALQNEYSLWTRDIEDEILPTIRELGIGLVAYSPLGRGFLTGAIGSRDQLAEGDFRREQPRFSAENFDANLALVEEVRSVASSIGATSAQVALAWLLARGDDIVPIPGTTKVSRVNENVGAVDIELLPEHLVRLECLAAAAGDRYNAEHLARLEG; translated from the coding sequence ATGAAACACACGTGGCTCGGTGAGTTATCTGTGTCAAGGATCGGCCTGGGCGCCATGTCGATGTCCGCCTACTACCGTGCGATTGGTAGCGAAAGCGGGCCCGACGAAGCGACTTCCATCGACACGCTCCGGCGCGCGCTGGACCTAGGCGTCAGCTTGATTGATACCGCAGAGATCTATGGTCCCTTCGTTAATGAAGAGCTCGTCGGTAGGGCCATCGCGGGCCGGCGTGACGAGGTTGTCCTTGCCACCAAATTCGGATTGGTGTCTCACGGCAATGGTGCATCGCAGGTCCTCGACAGCACTCCCGGCAACATCTCGACCGCTGTCGAAGGATCGTTACGGCGGCTCGGTGTTGACCACATCGATCTCTACTACCAGCATCGTGTCGACCCGAATGTCGCCATCGAGGACACCATCGGAGCGGTGGCCGAGCTGGTTCAACAAGGGAAGGTTCGGTATATCGGGTTGTCGGAGGCTGCTGCCGGGACGATACGCCGGGCGCATGCCGTTCATCCGATCACGGCGCTGCAGAACGAATATTCGTTGTGGACCCGCGATATCGAGGACGAGATCTTGCCGACCATCCGCGAGCTAGGCATTGGCCTGGTCGCCTACTCGCCGCTCGGCCGCGGCTTTCTCACCGGCGCCATCGGCTCGCGAGACCAATTGGCCGAGGGAGACTTCCGTAGAGAACAGCCGAGGTTCAGTGCAGAAAACTTCGATGCGAACTTGGCGCTGGTGGAGGAGGTTCGTTCGGTGGCGTCCTCGATAGGGGCGACCAGCGCGCAGGTAGCGTTGGCGTGGTTGCTCGCTCGTGGTGACGATATCGTGCCGATACCCGGGACCACGAAGGTCTCGCGTGTCAACGAGAACGTCGGCGCGGTGGATATCGAACTGCTACCGGAGCATCTTGTCCGCCTCGAATGTCTTGCAGCGGCAGCGGGGGATCGGTACAACGCGGAACATCTCGCGCGGCTGGAGGGCTAG
- a CDS encoding MerR family transcriptional regulator, translated as MSTSEPSHAGFPISHVAQRTGLSIDALRWFEREGLFPRVPRDAGGRRRFSDDDIERVQLMLRLRRTGMPVRDMRRFIELLAGGEETHAERLELLFAQRVRILAAMERLTEDLRVVDFKVAYYTESVNGASAQSAGGKKN; from the coding sequence GTGAGCACAAGTGAGCCATCCCATGCCGGCTTCCCCATCTCGCACGTCGCCCAGCGAACCGGACTGTCGATCGATGCGCTGCGCTGGTTCGAGCGTGAGGGCCTCTTTCCGCGGGTCCCCCGCGACGCCGGTGGCAGGCGCCGTTTCAGTGACGACGACATCGAACGTGTCCAGCTGATGCTGCGGTTACGCCGTACCGGCATGCCGGTACGCGATATGCGGAGGTTCATCGAACTCCTCGCGGGTGGTGAGGAGACCCACGCCGAGCGCTTGGAGCTGCTGTTCGCGCAGCGCGTCCGGATTCTGGCCGCAATGGAGCGGCTCACCGAGGACCTCAGGGTCGTCGACTTCAAGGTCGCCTACTACACGGAGTCGGTCAATGGTGCCTCGGCTCAATCCGCCGGAGGAAAGAAGAACTGA
- a CDS encoding APC family permease translates to MSSATHQLTVNGRSLRTADSHGLERDAIGSWGVFAQGLAAAAPSVAVATVPFSLFVAAGKGAAWSAVIGLVAVVLIATTISFQAKRTVSSGSLGTYAGNGLGPGAAYAAGFSLLIGYITFATTGTLGGVLYFESFLDVIGIHSEANGFKLALVALVVAFAVYLPYRGVSISAKYELIFEIIATALILIIIVASYISYGWRIDTEQWALTNLGNSTTFIAAVTAVGAYAGFESVASLGAESRDAHRTIARSLLRVVLIIGVLYILATYPQILQFRNIDGDSAILPQIATNAGVAWAIYPISLAVTIAFIVFVTAVINSAARGLFTLAHEGALPAVLTRVHPTYKTPVAGIFLIGIIATAFSVTATLSSVGRLVFDVYGNYVANWGFLVSYLLVVVATPIWLYRIKALTPARLSVSAAATVAIGYVIFSNFYPIPKFPFNILPLIFGAILLAGLLRYWYLRILRPEVAARIGSIQTLSESEKERLAELGILEVLHEEPAAEPVPEPVDTGVLVK, encoded by the coding sequence ATGTCTTCCGCAACTCATCAACTCACCGTCAACGGCAGATCGCTGCGGACGGCCGACTCTCACGGACTCGAACGCGACGCCATCGGCTCCTGGGGCGTCTTCGCCCAGGGACTCGCGGCGGCCGCGCCCAGCGTCGCGGTCGCGACGGTGCCGTTCTCGCTCTTCGTGGCGGCCGGCAAGGGCGCCGCCTGGTCGGCGGTGATCGGCCTGGTAGCGGTTGTGCTGATCGCCACCACGATCAGCTTCCAGGCCAAACGGACGGTGTCCTCGGGCTCACTGGGTACGTATGCCGGCAATGGGCTGGGCCCCGGCGCCGCCTACGCCGCAGGCTTCAGCCTGCTCATCGGGTACATAACCTTTGCCACCACCGGGACCCTCGGCGGCGTGCTGTACTTCGAGTCCTTCCTCGACGTCATTGGAATTCATTCGGAAGCAAACGGATTCAAACTCGCCTTGGTCGCATTGGTTGTCGCATTCGCCGTCTACCTGCCATACCGCGGCGTCTCAATCTCGGCGAAGTACGAGCTCATCTTCGAAATTATCGCCACCGCACTAATTCTCATCATCATCGTGGCCTCATACATCAGCTATGGCTGGCGCATCGACACCGAACAGTGGGCGCTCACGAATCTGGGCAACAGCACCACCTTCATCGCGGCTGTCACGGCAGTGGGCGCGTACGCGGGGTTCGAGAGCGTGGCATCCCTTGGCGCCGAGTCCAGGGATGCGCACCGCACCATTGCCCGGTCGCTGCTGCGTGTTGTGCTGATTATCGGCGTGCTGTACATCCTGGCCACCTATCCGCAAATTCTGCAGTTCCGGAACATAGACGGCGACAGCGCGATACTTCCGCAGATTGCCACGAATGCCGGTGTGGCATGGGCCATCTATCCGATAAGCCTTGCCGTGACCATAGCGTTCATCGTATTCGTCACCGCCGTGATCAATTCGGCCGCACGCGGTCTCTTCACTCTCGCACACGAGGGCGCGCTCCCGGCAGTACTCACGCGGGTACACCCGACCTATAAGACCCCTGTCGCGGGCATCTTCCTCATCGGGATCATCGCGACGGCGTTCTCCGTTACCGCCACCCTCAGCTCGGTGGGCCGCCTGGTGTTCGATGTCTATGGAAACTACGTGGCCAACTGGGGATTCCTGGTCAGTTATCTGCTCGTGGTGGTGGCCACACCCATCTGGCTGTACCGAATCAAGGCGCTCACCCCGGCACGACTGTCGGTCTCGGCCGCCGCCACCGTGGCCATCGGGTACGTGATCTTCAGCAATTTCTATCCGATTCCCAAATTCCCGTTCAACATCCTGCCGCTGATATTCGGCGCCATTCTGCTCGCTGGACTGCTGCGCTACTGGTATCTGCGCATCCTGCGGCCCGAGGTAGCAGCCCGGATCGGTTCCATCCAAACACTTTCCGAGTCCGAAAAGGAACGCCTGGCTGAACTCGGCATCCTCGAAGTTCTCCACGAGGAGCCCGCCGCAGAGCCCGTACCCGAACCCGTCGATACAGGAGTTCTCGTCAAATGA
- a CDS encoding acyl-CoA dehydrogenase family protein, producing the protein MTTATTSPVHAYQGVSDTEFSEWEQVAARVAGELSATALTRDRANQNPIAEIELLRRYGLLSFATAREFGGAGGSLVQALQLGRIIAAADGSIGQLLVYHYSNGVWTYILGSPTQREYISRGVGGHGWFQGSVSNPRDPGITVTRTEEGYRVNGKRTFATGVAVADLITVLLYEAEPINAIIPSERDGLRFNDDWDNLGQRLTASGSVEFDNVLLRHDEVLTGLDEYSGLDGSRERRDGLRALFSQLIFVHLYLGIAEGALAAGVAYIRDKGRPWPEAHSTDVTEDPYHQQLLGRLSAGIAAGVALADSATKEFEQALAFGEAPTEAQWGALAIRVDQAKSVATEISLDVTHNIYQATGARSTANSVGLDIYWRNARTHTTHDPLPYRQREIGRHLLTDQWPSPRSLNGLGRLAETTQGKKP; encoded by the coding sequence ATGACCACCGCCACCACCTCACCAGTCCATGCCTATCAAGGAGTCAGTGATACCGAGTTCTCCGAGTGGGAGCAGGTGGCCGCACGCGTCGCCGGCGAGCTGTCCGCCACCGCGCTGACGCGCGACCGGGCCAATCAAAATCCCATTGCCGAGATTGAGCTGCTGCGCCGGTACGGCCTGTTGTCATTCGCCACTGCGCGCGAATTCGGCGGCGCCGGAGGAAGTTTGGTGCAAGCACTGCAGCTCGGGCGCATCATTGCTGCCGCCGACGGGTCAATAGGACAACTGTTGGTCTACCACTACTCCAACGGAGTGTGGACCTACATCCTCGGGTCGCCGACTCAACGCGAATACATCTCGCGTGGCGTGGGCGGGCACGGCTGGTTTCAGGGCAGTGTCAGTAATCCACGCGATCCGGGTATCACGGTCACCCGAACCGAAGAAGGTTATCGCGTCAACGGCAAACGGACCTTCGCCACCGGGGTCGCCGTGGCCGACTTGATCACCGTCCTCCTTTATGAAGCCGAGCCCATCAACGCAATCATTCCGAGCGAGCGGGACGGACTACGGTTCAACGACGACTGGGACAACCTCGGACAGCGGCTTACAGCCAGCGGCAGTGTGGAATTCGACAATGTTCTGCTGCGTCATGACGAGGTGCTCACCGGGCTTGACGAGTACTCAGGGCTCGATGGATCGCGCGAGCGCCGCGACGGCCTGCGCGCGCTGTTCAGCCAACTGATCTTCGTGCATCTGTATCTCGGCATCGCCGAGGGCGCGCTGGCTGCCGGCGTGGCATACATAAGAGACAAGGGCCGTCCCTGGCCAGAGGCGCACTCGACCGACGTGACAGAGGATCCGTACCATCAACAGCTGCTGGGTCGCCTGTCGGCAGGGATCGCCGCGGGTGTTGCCCTAGCCGATTCCGCTACAAAGGAATTCGAGCAGGCTTTGGCGTTCGGTGAAGCACCGACGGAGGCACAGTGGGGCGCACTGGCAATCCGGGTAGACCAGGCGAAGTCGGTAGCCACCGAGATATCCCTGGACGTGACGCACAACATCTATCAGGCCACCGGCGCCCGGTCGACCGCCAACTCCGTTGGTTTGGATATCTATTGGCGCAACGCACGCACGCACACCACGCATGACCCACTGCCATACCGTCAGCGCGAGATCGGCAGGCACCTGCTGACCGATCAATGGCCTTCACCGCGCAGCCTCAATGGCCTGGGGCGTCTCGCCGAAACAACACAGGGCAAGAAGCCGTGA
- a CDS encoding GNAT family N-acetyltransferase, giving the protein MTDIRFLQSRAEHERAFTVFWRAMVGLPALGAVAADELLELGRYLGAFVQGELIGGADSYTSWLTVPGGSRVPHAAVTHIGVLPTHTRRGILTALVTRQLTDIAGRGEIVASLRASEAVIYRRFGYGIATSSATYRIQRRRAAPLRPIDTGAIALLDAAASPEGLAAIYERAAWTGSVARPPQWWRLHELFDAADPVKPYVVTHPDGYVRYRPQDTAEWFSSSARTISVDDLVAHSDEAYRALVGHLLDLDLVDVIELGPRPIDDPLPHLVTDPRAVAVAGIRDETWLRLVDVEAALAARTYTDGAPVVIEVQDTLLPHNAARFSVSSDKVRRTQHTPDISVDVAALGSVYLGGNTWTRLERAGLVSAQSPGAIRAADALFSTGTQPFAGTNF; this is encoded by the coding sequence GTGACCGACATCCGTTTCCTACAGAGCCGGGCGGAACACGAACGCGCCTTCACGGTGTTCTGGCGCGCCATGGTCGGGCTACCCGCGCTCGGAGCCGTCGCAGCGGACGAATTGTTAGAATTAGGGCGGTATTTGGGCGCATTCGTGCAGGGAGAACTGATCGGCGGCGCCGATTCGTACACCAGCTGGCTCACCGTTCCCGGTGGATCCCGAGTTCCGCATGCGGCGGTCACTCATATCGGTGTATTACCTACTCACACCCGGCGCGGAATCCTCACCGCCTTGGTCACCCGGCAGCTCACCGATATCGCGGGCCGGGGCGAGATTGTCGCCAGCTTGCGTGCTTCCGAAGCGGTCATCTACCGCCGCTTCGGTTATGGGATAGCGACCAGCAGTGCGACTTATCGCATTCAGCGGCGCCGGGCGGCGCCGCTGCGCCCCATCGATACTGGGGCAATCGCCCTACTCGACGCGGCAGCATCGCCCGAAGGGCTTGCGGCAATTTACGAGCGAGCGGCGTGGACGGGATCCGTGGCGCGTCCGCCGCAATGGTGGCGCTTGCATGAGCTTTTCGACGCCGCCGACCCCGTCAAGCCTTATGTAGTGACGCACCCGGACGGTTATGTGCGATACCGGCCGCAGGACACCGCCGAGTGGTTCTCCAGCAGCGCGCGCACCATATCCGTTGACGATCTTGTCGCACATAGCGACGAGGCGTACCGGGCGCTGGTCGGCCATCTGCTGGATCTGGACCTGGTCGACGTCATCGAACTCGGACCGCGCCCCATCGATGACCCGCTCCCCCATCTGGTGACCGATCCCCGGGCCGTGGCGGTAGCCGGGATCCGCGACGAGACGTGGCTGCGACTGGTCGATGTCGAGGCGGCATTGGCGGCGCGTACTTACACCGACGGCGCACCGGTGGTCATCGAGGTACAGGACACCCTCCTCCCACACAACGCGGCACGTTTCTCGGTGAGTTCCGACAAGGTGCGGCGCACCCAGCACACTCCCGACATTTCGGTCGACGTCGCCGCCCTCGGATCGGTCTATCTCGGCGGCAACACCTGGACACGACTTGAGCGAGCCGGTCTGGTGTCCGCGCAGTCGCCGGGAGCGATCCGCGCCGCCGATGCCCTCTTCTCCACCGGTACGCAACCTTTCGCAGGTACCAACTTCTAG
- a CDS encoding NtaA/DmoA family FMN-dependent monooxygenase (This protein belongs to a clade of FMN-dependent monooxygenases, within a broader family of flavin-dependent oxidoreductases, the luciferase-like monooxygenase (LMM) family, some of whose members use coenzyme F420 rather than FMN.): protein MSSRNGRQLHLLAFGNVRAGGAWRLPGVRNGPANQLNTLVATAKAAEAAKFDAVFFADGLNFGPKATWAHKSTEDFEPLTATSYLAAVTERLGLVVTGSSTFQPPYHLARQLLSLDHLSSGRAGWNLVTSFAQAAAANFGERGFLPHDERYRLAEETLQVVKSLWHSLEPDTVIEDRAAGIYSDINKIHVANHDGEFHKVKGPLGVTPSRQGHPVIFQAGSSTTGRAFAARHAEVVFTGQTDVERAKNFYRQLHQEARAAGRTFAPLVTPSLGVVVGSTEAEALAAESTIYEHFIPEYQAGWLLEVDVNVVGADLDGPVPASAFPDSTETHQTALAGYKHLATVGNPTVREFLYRTLNAFGTRFVGSAEQVADQIELWFSEGAADGFILSTSGLPGQFELFTEHVVPILVRRGLFRAEYTGSTLREHLALPWPVPARPPALLA, encoded by the coding sequence GTGTCATCCAGGAACGGTCGCCAGCTTCATCTGCTGGCCTTTGGCAACGTGCGCGCGGGCGGCGCATGGCGGCTACCCGGCGTGCGGAACGGCCCGGCCAACCAGCTCAACACCCTGGTCGCCACCGCGAAGGCGGCCGAGGCTGCCAAGTTCGACGCCGTCTTCTTCGCCGACGGTCTCAACTTCGGGCCGAAAGCAACCTGGGCCCACAAATCCACCGAGGACTTCGAACCACTCACGGCCACCTCCTACCTGGCCGCGGTGACCGAACGCCTCGGCCTCGTGGTCACCGGTTCGTCAACATTTCAACCGCCTTACCACCTTGCCCGCCAACTGTTATCGCTCGATCATCTGAGCTCGGGGCGGGCCGGGTGGAATCTTGTGACAAGCTTTGCGCAGGCCGCTGCCGCCAACTTCGGCGAGCGGGGTTTCCTCCCGCACGATGAGCGCTACCGGCTGGCCGAAGAGACGTTACAAGTAGTGAAGTCACTGTGGCATTCCTTGGAGCCGGATACCGTCATCGAGGATCGCGCGGCCGGAATCTACAGTGATATCAACAAGATTCATGTCGCCAACCACGATGGGGAATTTCACAAGGTCAAGGGACCGCTCGGGGTAACCCCCTCCCGCCAGGGGCATCCAGTGATATTTCAGGCCGGATCGTCCACCACCGGAAGAGCCTTCGCCGCCAGACATGCCGAGGTGGTCTTCACCGGACAGACCGACGTCGAACGGGCCAAGAACTTCTACCGGCAACTCCACCAGGAGGCGCGTGCCGCCGGCCGAACCTTCGCTCCCCTGGTAACCCCGTCGCTCGGTGTGGTCGTCGGCTCGACAGAGGCCGAAGCACTCGCCGCGGAAAGTACGATCTACGAACACTTCATCCCCGAGTACCAAGCGGGTTGGCTGCTCGAAGTCGATGTCAACGTCGTCGGCGCCGACCTGGACGGCCCGGTACCGGCATCGGCTTTCCCGGACAGCACCGAAACCCATCAGACCGCCCTGGCGGGATACAAACACCTTGCCACCGTGGGTAATCCCACGGTCAGAGAGTTCCTCTACCGCACCTTGAATGCCTTCGGCACCCGGTTTGTCGGTTCCGCGGAGCAGGTCGCCGATCAGATCGAGCTCTGGTTCTCGGAGGGAGCCGCCGACGGCTTCATTCTGAGCACATCGGGACTGCCTGGCCAGTTCGAGCTCTTCACCGAGCATGTGGTACCAATCCTGGTGCGACGAGGCCTCTTCCGCGCCGAGTACACCGGGTCGACGCTGCGCGAGCATCTAGCCTTGCCATGGCCTGTCCCGGCACGCCCGCCCGCCCTGCTCGCCTAA
- a CDS encoding beta-class carbonic anhydrase, which yields MSTTDELLKNAQAYAASFDKGELPLPPARKVAVVACMDARLNPYGLLGLHEGDAHVIRNAGGVITEDEIRSLAISQRLLGTEEIILIHHTDCGMLTFTDDAFKQSIQDETGIKPPWSAEAFTDLDEDVRQSLARINANPFVPRKDSVRGFVYDVTNGTLREVTAAA from the coding sequence ATGTCGACCACTGACGAACTGCTGAAGAATGCCCAGGCCTACGCGGCCAGTTTCGACAAAGGCGAACTGCCGCTGCCTCCGGCCCGAAAGGTCGCTGTGGTCGCGTGCATGGATGCGCGGCTGAATCCTTATGGGCTGCTTGGTCTTCATGAGGGCGACGCGCACGTCATCCGCAATGCGGGTGGCGTGATTACCGAGGACGAAATCCGGTCGTTGGCTATCTCGCAGCGGCTCTTGGGTACCGAGGAGATCATTCTCATCCATCACACCGACTGCGGAATGCTGACCTTCACCGACGACGCGTTCAAACAGTCGATTCAGGATGAGACAGGCATCAAGCCGCCGTGGTCCGCCGAGGCCTTCACCGATCTGGACGAGGATGTCCGCCAATCCCTCGCGCGGATCAATGCCAATCCGTTCGTGCCGCGCAAGGACAGTGTGCGCGGCTTCGTCTACGACGTGACCAACGGAACGTTGCGCGAGGTCACCGCAGCGGCTTGA
- the lpdA gene encoding dihydrolipoyl dehydrogenase, protein MTAHYDVVVLGAGPGGYVAAIRAAQLGLKTAIVEEKYWGGVCLNVGCIPSKALLRNAELAHIFTKEAKTFGISGEATFDFGAAFDRSRKVAEGRVAGVHFLMKKNKITEYEGVGTFTDANTLAVKKADGSHETLTFANVIIATGSSVRLVPGTSLSENVVTYEKQILTRELPGSIIIAGAGAIGMEFAYVLKNYGVDVTIVEFLPRALPNEDAEVSKEIEKQYKKLGVKILTGTKVESITDSGSQVTVKVSKDGQESELVADKVLQAIGFAPNVEGFGLENTGVALTDRGAIAIDERMRTNVPHIYAIGDVTSKLQLAHVAEAQAVVAAETIAGAETLELGDYRMMPRATFCQPQVASFGLTEEQARAEGYDVKVAKFPFTANGKAHGLADPTGFVKLIADAKYGELIGGHLIGPDVSELLPELTLAQKWDLTVNELTRNVHTHPTLSEALQEAFHGLAGHMINF, encoded by the coding sequence GTGACTGCACACTATGACGTCGTCGTTCTCGGAGCCGGTCCCGGTGGTTATGTCGCGGCCATTCGCGCCGCCCAACTGGGTTTGAAGACAGCCATCGTCGAGGAGAAGTATTGGGGCGGAGTTTGCCTCAATGTCGGGTGTATCCCGTCCAAGGCACTGCTGCGGAACGCGGAGCTGGCCCACATCTTCACCAAGGAAGCCAAGACCTTTGGTATCAGTGGCGAGGCCACCTTCGATTTTGGCGCCGCGTTCGACCGCAGTCGCAAGGTCGCCGAGGGGCGCGTGGCCGGTGTGCACTTCTTGATGAAGAAGAACAAGATCACCGAGTACGAGGGAGTCGGCACGTTCACCGATGCCAATACCTTGGCGGTCAAGAAGGCCGACGGTTCTCATGAGACGCTGACCTTCGCCAACGTGATCATCGCCACCGGCAGCAGTGTGCGCCTGGTACCCGGGACCTCGCTTTCGGAGAACGTGGTCACCTATGAAAAGCAGATCCTGACCCGTGAACTGCCCGGCTCGATCATCATCGCGGGGGCGGGTGCCATCGGCATGGAGTTCGCCTACGTGCTCAAGAACTACGGGGTGGACGTCACCATCGTCGAGTTCTTGCCGCGTGCGCTGCCCAACGAGGACGCTGAGGTGTCCAAGGAGATCGAAAAGCAGTACAAAAAGCTGGGCGTCAAGATTCTCACCGGCACCAAGGTCGAGTCGATCACCGATTCCGGGTCGCAGGTCACCGTCAAGGTCAGCAAGGACGGGCAGGAGAGCGAGCTCGTCGCCGACAAGGTGTTGCAGGCCATCGGTTTCGCGCCCAACGTCGAGGGCTTCGGCCTGGAGAACACCGGCGTGGCCCTCACCGATCGCGGTGCGATCGCCATCGACGAGCGAATGCGCACCAATGTGCCCCACATTTACGCGATCGGCGACGTCACGTCCAAGCTGCAGCTGGCTCACGTCGCCGAGGCGCAGGCGGTTGTGGCGGCCGAAACCATCGCTGGTGCAGAGACATTGGAGCTCGGCGACTACCGGATGATGCCTCGGGCGACGTTCTGCCAGCCGCAGGTGGCCAGCTTCGGCCTCACCGAGGAACAGGCCCGCGCCGAGGGATACGACGTCAAGGTGGCCAAGTTCCCGTTCACGGCGAACGGTAAGGCACATGGCCTGGCCGACCCGACCGGATTTGTGAAGCTGATCGCCGATGCCAAGTACGGCGAGCTGATCGGTGGGCACCTGATTGGCCCCGATGTTTCCGAGCTGCTGCCCGAGCTCACGCTGGCGCAGAAGTGGGACCTGACGGTCAATGAGCTGACCCGCAATGTGCATACCCACCCGACGCTGTCCGAGGCGCTGCAGGAAGCGTTCCACGGACTTGCGGGGCACATGATCAACTTCTGA
- a CDS encoding putative holin, giving the protein MIPLPRAQVVASAMLLGIAVGLGAGMSSVLVAHESVRPDLVIGLIVAIPSLIGFLILIASTRKWMTAVAAFILAIAPGWFGILAAIQVIQGV; this is encoded by the coding sequence GTGATACCACTGCCACGCGCGCAAGTTGTCGCTAGCGCGATGCTGCTGGGGATAGCAGTTGGACTAGGCGCCGGAATGTCGAGCGTCTTGGTCGCGCACGAGTCTGTACGGCCGGATTTGGTCATCGGCCTGATCGTGGCGATACCGAGCCTGATCGGGTTTTTGATCTTGATCGCGTCCACACGCAAATGGATGACCGCGGTCGCGGCATTCATTCTGGCGATCGCTCCTGGTTGGTTCGGGATTCTGGCGGCGATACAGGTGATTCAGGGTGTCTGA